In Amyelois transitella isolate CPQ chromosome 13, ilAmyTran1.1, whole genome shotgun sequence, a genomic segment contains:
- the LOC106133161 gene encoding histone deacetylase 5 produces the protein MADDEPGPSCPEMAHEGPAGAEGSPHHTPSPPHLPHLPLADTSFHQHIIENQSPRTNHIAERAKQSLENSFLLQLKKQQQLQQEILLQHFQQQQQELAQRHEQQLMQHFKMWEQQKAEAALREAREAREAREARERHERDRVELLRKKEKLEPSANASTQVKQKLQEFLKKKAAANANGTVPGSPYNRNWGIVKSPSGESISSSGSATAHPYRLAGPLPLALNAAAPHTAADYPLRKTASEPNMLKVRLKARVIERRASPLARRPPKPRVKHRNCDGSSPRGSPPGASGTGPASIREEDEPRAPDLLFYSPSMPNISLGRARAPLPHPPPPAPLAPVSEAEAPPALAARLAKRPLGRTYSAPLPLGDPALQPPTAHHYLRDQIRKTVLTRAHDAAAAQLREEEGEVIDLTARRPAPAPAPAAPAAPAPAPAPPAAEPAPLARALSSPLVGARPPPTGLAYDALMLKHGCSCGAHAPTHPEHGGRLQSVWARLCETGLAARCSRTRPRKAALDELQAVHSEPHVAVFAGRRPPQSGGAEQRQLVRLSCGGLGVDADTAWSEPHTAAAARVAAGAVLDLAVRTARGELANGFAVVRPPGHHAEPNQAMGFCFFNNVAVAARILHTRLRLQRILIVDWDVHHGNGTQQIFYNDPHVLYISIHRHDDGNFFPGTGAATECGAGPGLGYTVNIAWPRPADSAHAALGDAEYLAAFRSVVMPIAKEFDPEIVLVSCGFDAAAGHPPPLGGYNVSAACFAHMTRDLMQLANGKVVLSLEGGYDLPAMCDCAQECVRALLGERPAAPALPELARAPRAHAQAALRATIAIQQHHWPSLKRCSELVSAPALQTAPAPGAAASSQRDADTAAAMATLSMTRGDDCLQSADSSRSASEEPMEQDEGK, from the exons AGATGGCCCACGAGGGTCCCGCGGGCGCGGAGGGCTCCCCCCACCACACGCCGTCCCCCCCGCACCTGCCGCACCTCCCCCTCGCAGACACTAGCTTCCACCAACACATCATTGAG AATCAGAGTCCACGAACGAACCATATCGCGGAGAGAGCGAAACAATCGTTAGAAAATAGTTTCCTGCTGCAA CTGAAGAAGCAGCAGCAGTTGCAGCAGGAGATCCTACTGCAGCACTTCCAGCAACAGCAGCAAGAGCTCGCGCAACGGCACGAGCAACAGCTCATGCAGCATTTCAAG ATGTGGGAGCAGCAGAAGGCGGAGGCGGCGCTGCGGGAGGCCCGCGAGGCCAGGGAGGCGAGGGAGGCCCGGGAGCGGCACGAGAGGGACCGGGTCGAGCTGCTGAGGAAGAAGGAGAAGCTGGAGCCCAGCGCGAACGCCTCCACGCAGGTCAAGCAGAAATTGCAG GAGTTTCTCAAGAAGAAGGCGGCGGCCAACGCTAACGGAACAGTACCCGGATCTCCTTACAACAGAAATTG GGGCATCGTCAAGTCGCCGTCCGGCGAATCGATCAGCTCGTCCGGCTCGGCGACGGCGCACCCGTACCGGCTGGCCGGGCCGCTGCCGCTCGCGCTCAACGCGGCCGCGCCGCACACGGCCGCCGACTACCCGCTGAGAAAGACAG CGTCCGAGCCCAACATGCTGAAGGTGCGGCTCAAGGCGCGCGTGATCGAGCGGCGAGCGTCCCCCCTGGCGCGGCGGCCCCCCAAGCCCCGCGTCAAACATCGCA ATTGCGACGGCAGTTCCCCGCGCGGGTCCCCCCCGGGCGCGTCCGGCACGGGCCCGGCGTCCATCCGGGAGGAAGACGAGCCCCGGGCGCCGGACCTACTGTTCTACTCGCCATCCATGCCCAACATCAGCTTAG ggcgtgcgcgcgcgccgctgCCGCAtccgccgccgcccgcgccgctgGCGCCCGTGTCGGAGGCGGAGGCGCCGCCCGCGCTGGCCGCACGTCTCGCCAAGCGCCCGCTGGGCAGGACCTACTCCGCGCCGCTGCCGCTCGGCGACCCCGCCCTGCAGCCGCCCACGGCGCACCACTACCTGAGGGATCAGATACGAAAGACT GTATTGACACGCGCGCACGACGCTGCGGCCGCGCAGCTGCGCGAGGAGGAGGGCGAGGTGATCGACCTGACGGCGCGCCGGCCCGCCCCCGCCCCCGCCCCCGCAGCCCCCGCGGCCCCCGCCCCGGcccccgcgccgcccgccgccgagCCCGCCCCGCTGGCGCGCGCGCTCAGCTCCCCGCTGGTGGGCGCGCGGCCGCCACCCACGGGGCTGGCGTACGACGCGCTCATGTTGAAACACGG CTGCTCGTGCGGCGCGCACGCGCCCACGCACCCGGAGCACGGCGGGCGGCTGCAGTCGGTGTGGGCGCGCCTGTGCGAGACGGGGCTGGCGGCGCGCTGCTCGCGCACGCGGCCGCGCAAGGCGGCGCTGGACGAGCTGCAGGCCGTGCACAGCGAGCCGCACGTCGCCGTGTTCGCcggccgccgcccgccgcAGA GTGGCGGCGCGGAGCAGCGGCAGCTGGTGCGGCTGTCGTGCGGCGGGCTGGGCGTGGACGCGGACACGGCGTGGTCGGAGCCGCACACGGCGGCCGCGGCGCGCGTGGCGGCCGGCGCCGTGCTCGACCTCGCCGTGAGGACCGCCCGGGGCGAGCTCGCCAACGG GTTCGCCGTAGTTCGACCTCCTGGACACCATGCAGAGCCCAACCAAGCGATGGGCTTCtgtttcttcaacaacgtcgcTGTTGCAGCCAGAATACTGCACACAAGACTGCGGTTGCAAAGGATACTCATAGTAGACTGg GACGTCCACCACGGCAACGGCACACAACAGATCTTCTACAACGACCCGCACGTGTTATACATCTCCATCCACCGGCACGACGACGGGAACTTCTTCCCGGGCACCGGGGCGGCCACCGAGTGCGGCGCGGGCCCCGGGCTCGGGTACACCGTCAACATCGCGTGGCCGCGCCCCGCCGACAGCGCGCACGCGGCGCTCGGCGACGCGGAGTACCTGGCCGCCTTCAGATCCGTGGTCATGCCTATTGCTAAG GAGTTCGACCCGGAGATAGTGTTGGTGTCGTGCGGTTTCGACGCGGCGGCGGGCCACCCGCCCCCGCTGGGCGGCTACAACGTGTCGGCCGCCTGCTTCGCGCACATGACCAGGGACCTCATGCAGCTGGCCAACGGGAAG GTGGTGCTGTCGCTGGAGGGCGGCTACGACCTGCCCGCCATGTGCGACTGCGCGCAGGAGTGCGTGCGCGCGCTGCTGGGCGAGCggcccgccgcgcccgcgctgCCCGAGCTGGCGCGCGCGCCGCGTGCGCACGCGCAGGCCGCGCTGCGCGCCACCATCGCCATCCAGCAGCACCACTGGCCCTCG CTGAAGCGCTGCAGCGAGCTGGTGTCGGCGCCGGCGCTGCAGACGGCGCCGGCGCCGGGCGCGGCCGCCAGCAGCCAGCGCGACGCCGACACCGCCGCCGCCATGGCCACGCTCTCCATGACCCGGGGCGACGACTGTCTGCA GTCGGCGGACAGCTCCCGCTCGGCGTCGGAGGAGCCCATGGAGCAGGACGAGGGCAAGTGA